One segment of Tenrec ecaudatus isolate mTenEca1 chromosome 1, mTenEca1.hap1, whole genome shotgun sequence DNA contains the following:
- the LOC142423257 gene encoding platelet-activating factor receptor-like has translation MNSSAGDRGTGGCSPWDDPARFIVVPAAYSLALGLGLPANVAALAVFVRSGGRLGQALRLYLLNLALADVLFTLTLPLWLTYYLGPAHWPFPEAACRAAGAAYYAATYAAVAFAALISVCRCGSVRGPGPSAAACPALRRRGPARAACAAAWLAGLACAAPALSAPHALRPGPGGSARCLEPGGARAGLAYAAVAFFAAAFLLVLAAYVSLARALAAPAGPGPAPAGPHRRAARTMVLGLFLVFALCLAPYHLLLAPWVAGQEGAAGGGCRAASTLDVLHTLSLALLSLNSCLDPLVYCFSVRRFRQDCWALSCRPGWGGHGHGHGAPGASCGSS, from the coding sequence ATGAACAGCAGCGCTGGGGACCGGGGTACTGGCGGCTGCAGCCCCTGGGATGACCCGGCTCGCTTCATCGTGGTGCCTGCGGCCTACAGCCTggcgctgggcctggggctgcccgCCAACGTGGCCGCCCTGGCGGTGTTCGTCCGCAGCGGCGGGCGCCTGGGCCAGGCCCTGCGTCTGTACCTGCTCAACCTGGCCCTGGCCGACGTGCTCTTCACGCTCACGCTGCCGCTGTGGCTCACCTACTACCTGGGCCCGGCCCACTGGCCCTTCCCGGAGGCCGCCTGCCGCGCCGCGGGCGCCGCCTACTACGCGGCCACCTACGCGGCCGTGGCCTTCGCGGCGCTCATCAGCGTGTGCCGCTGCGGCTCCGTGCGCGGCCCGGGCCCGAGCGCGGCCGCCTGCCCCGCGCTGCGCCGCCGCGGGCCCGCCCGGGCCGCCTGCGCCGCCGCCTGGCTGGCGGGCCTGGCCTGCGCGGCGCCCGCGCTCAGCGCCCCGCACGCGCTGCGGCCCGGGCCCGGCGGCTCGGCTCGCTGCCTGGAGCCCGGCGGGGCGCGCGCCGGCCTGGCCTACGCCGCCGTGGCCTTCTTCGCCGCCGCCTTCCTGCTGGTGCTCGCCGCCTACGTGAGCCTGGCGCGGGCGCTCGCCGCCCCCGCCGGCCCCGGGCCGGCCCCCGCGGGCCCGCACCGGCGCGCCGCCAGGACCATGGTGCTGGGGCTCTTCCTGGTCTTCGCCCTCTGCCTGGCGCCCTACCACCTGCTGCTGGCGCCCTGGGTGGCTGGGCAGGAGGGCGCCGCGGGCGGCGGCTGCCGGGCCGCCTCCACGCTCGACGTCCTGCACACGCTCAGCCTGGCGCTGCTGAGCCTCAACAGCTGCCTGGACCCCCTCGTTTACTGCTTCTCCGTGCGCCGCTTCCGCCAGGACTGCTGGGCGCTCAGCTGCCGCCCCGGCTGGGGAGGTCACGGCCACGGCCACGGCGCCCCCGGGGCCTCCTGCGGCTCCTCCTAG
- the TMEM35B gene encoding transmembrane protein 35B, with the protein MARLLAALRVLVGGFFVLTGAAKLVAPASEQMKALFEQFAEVFPLKGLGYQPDPLSYQAAVGWLELLAGSLLVLGSSILQEISNLLLTLLMIGAIFTLVALNESLSTYIPALVCLSLLILLDACPDTQGRRLQVYSTRRLYNPALGTPWPSSEEPTFLPGPASPRSC; encoded by the exons ATGGCGCGCCTGCTCGCCGCCCTGCGCGTGCTGGTGGGCGGCTTCTTCGTGCTCACCGGGGCGGCCAAGCTCGTGGCCCCGGCGTCCGAGCAGATG AAAGCCCTGTTTGAGCAGTTTGCTGAGGTATTCCCGTTGAAGGGGCTCGGCTACCAGCCAGATCCCTTGAGCTACCAAGCTGCGGTGGGCTGGCTGGAATTGCTGGCTGGGTCGCTGCTGGTCCTGGGCTCCTCGATCCTGCAAGAGATCAGTAATTTGCTTTTGACGCTGCTCATGATTG GGGCTATCTTCACTCTGGTGGCTCTGAATGAGTCACTGAGCACGTACATCCCGGCGCTCGTGTGTTTGAGTCTCCTGATACTGCTGGATGCCTGTCCAGACACACAAGGACGGAGACTGCAGGTGTATTCCACACGGCGACTCTACAACCCTGCCCTCGGGACACCCTGGCCATCCAGTGAGGAACCCACCTTCCTGCCTGGTCCCGCTTCCCCTCGGTCATGTTGA